In one Neobacillus sp. CF12 genomic region, the following are encoded:
- a CDS encoding glycosyltransferase, which produces MGDCRILIGSPIHRKPNILKEFLKYLPNIESDGLEVNYFFVDDNIEPESTALLSQFSEEHEGVTIIPSNSRNLFMSDEKGTHIWNSNLVWKVAEYKNQIIEFALKNNYDYLFFIDSDILLHPKTLQQLISTKKDIISEIFWTDFKGIGMELPQVWLQDEYSFYYKETEKTSVDINKSITNFLSKLKYPGVYEVGGLGACTLISKHALQKGANFSRIKNLSFAGEDRHFCIRAIALGLDLHVDTHYPAFHIYRESDINRIPAFFESVISQSSRRTYIRNFKSSNNKLTLSMVVKNEANNYLKKVLCEHRRYIDEAVIIDDGSTDNTVEICLETLEGIPVHLIKNDISKFSNEVELRKQQWLETIKTNPDWILNLDADEMFEEQFRTNVRTMINQTQFDVLCFRLYDFWDMEHYRDDELWCAHKTYRPFLVRYQKDFPYKWNELAQHCGRFPRNILLKPYTMSSIRLKHFGWANQSRREAKYKRYLELDPEFKYGSKEQTLSILDKEPNLVKWED; this is translated from the coding sequence GTGGGCGATTGTCGAATTTTAATCGGGAGTCCAATCCATCGAAAACCAAATATCCTAAAAGAGTTTTTAAAGTATTTACCTAATATAGAGTCAGACGGTTTAGAAGTTAATTACTTCTTTGTAGACGATAATATAGAACCTGAATCAACGGCCTTACTGAGTCAATTCTCTGAAGAACACGAAGGTGTTACAATTATTCCTTCTAACTCCAGAAATCTATTTATGAGTGATGAAAAAGGGACACACATATGGAATAGTAATTTAGTATGGAAGGTTGCAGAATATAAAAATCAAATCATCGAGTTTGCGTTGAAAAATAATTATGATTATCTATTTTTTATTGATTCGGATATTTTATTACATCCTAAAACACTTCAACAATTGATAAGTACGAAAAAAGATATTATTTCGGAAATATTTTGGACAGATTTTAAAGGAATTGGAATGGAATTACCACAGGTTTGGTTACAGGACGAATATAGCTTTTATTATAAAGAAACAGAGAAAACGTCGGTCGATATTAACAAATCCATAACCAACTTCCTTAGTAAACTAAAGTATCCTGGTGTTTATGAAGTAGGAGGGTTAGGTGCTTGTACATTGATATCCAAACATGCCCTCCAAAAAGGAGCGAATTTTAGTAGAATTAAAAATCTATCTTTTGCGGGAGAAGATCGGCATTTTTGTATAAGGGCCATTGCCTTGGGATTAGATCTTCATGTTGATACTCATTATCCTGCCTTTCATATTTATAGAGAGTCGGATATTAACCGTATCCCTGCTTTTTTTGAGTCAGTGATATCTCAATCTTCAAGAAGGACTTATATTAGAAATTTTAAAAGTTCTAATAATAAACTAACGCTCTCAATGGTTGTTAAAAATGAAGCAAATAATTATTTAAAAAAGGTATTATGCGAACATAGGCGGTACATTGATGAGGCCGTTATCATTGATGATGGCAGTACTGATAATACAGTTGAGATATGTCTAGAGACACTCGAAGGTATTCCTGTTCATCTAATAAAAAATGATATTTCGAAATTTTCCAACGAAGTAGAACTTCGAAAACAGCAATGGCTAGAAACCATTAAAACAAATCCTGATTGGATTTTGAATTTAGATGCTGATGAAATGTTTGAAGAGCAATTTCGAACGAATGTAAGAACAATGATTAACCAAACTCAATTTGATGTACTATGTTTCCGCTTATATGATTTTTGGGATATGGAACATTATCGTGATGACGAATTATGGTGTGCACATAAAACCTATCGTCCTTTCTTGGTGAGATACCAAAAAGATTTTCCTTACAAGTGGAATGAACTAGCGCAGCATTGCGGAAGATTTCCGCGAAATATACTATTAAAACCGTATACTATGTCATCTATCAGATTAAAGCACTTTGGCTGGGCTAATCAGTCAAGGAGAGAAGCAAAATATAAACGTTATTTGGAACTGGACCCGGAATTTAAATATGGGTCGAAAGAACAGACTTTGTCCATACTTGATAAAGAGCCTAACTTGGTTAAATGGGAAGATTAA
- a CDS encoding TPR domain-containing glycosyltransferase: MIGISLCMIVKNEEKMLGACLESVKDLVDEIIIVDTGSHDTTKEIARKYTDLIYDFEWVADFAAARNFAFSKGTKEYLMWLDADDLLLPEDRKKFLELKHSLNPDVDVVITNYNLGVDDTGLPKVQFKRERLIKRSRNYKWVEPVHEYVQFSYNHNVQYSDIAITHGQRDNRVTDRNLKIIENTLKKNGVLNSRQLYYYGRELTSNNRYKEAVDAFNEFFIKDKENSHAFYLTAFQDLYHCYKELNDYENALKSLLRSFEYIPPRAEIICKIAYFFKEQGKIDNAIYWFHLALNLKKPKEYLGYISEDLWGFIPATELSTMYLSQGNIKEALYYLKKASQLKPSHPILPKLLTYIKYKISQHPEDDALTE; the protein is encoded by the coding sequence TTGATAGGCATTAGTTTGTGCATGATCGTCAAAAACGAGGAAAAAATGCTAGGGGCCTGTTTAGAAAGTGTCAAAGACCTAGTTGATGAGATTATCATTGTTGATACAGGTTCTCATGACACAACAAAAGAAATTGCTAGAAAATATACGGACTTAATTTATGACTTTGAATGGGTCGCAGATTTTGCCGCAGCTAGAAACTTTGCTTTTTCAAAAGGAACGAAAGAATATTTAATGTGGTTAGATGCAGACGATCTGCTCTTGCCTGAAGATCGAAAAAAGTTTTTAGAATTGAAGCACTCACTCAATCCAGATGTGGATGTAGTTATCACAAATTATAATCTGGGCGTTGATGATACAGGTTTGCCGAAAGTACAATTTAAACGTGAACGACTTATCAAGAGAAGCCGGAATTATAAATGGGTAGAACCTGTCCACGAATATGTCCAATTTAGCTACAATCATAACGTTCAGTACTCCGACATCGCCATTACTCACGGGCAAAGAGATAACAGAGTAACCGATCGCAATTTAAAAATTATTGAAAACACGTTGAAGAAGAATGGAGTTTTAAATTCCAGGCAACTTTACTATTATGGACGAGAGCTCACTTCCAATAATAGGTATAAAGAAGCTGTAGATGCCTTTAATGAGTTTTTCATAAAAGATAAGGAAAATTCCCACGCTTTTTACTTAACTGCCTTTCAAGACCTTTATCATTGCTACAAGGAATTAAATGATTATGAAAATGCGCTAAAATCCCTTCTAAGAAGCTTTGAATATATTCCTCCAAGAGCTGAAATTATCTGCAAGATTGCTTATTTTTTTAAAGAGCAAGGAAAAATAGACAATGCCATTTACTGGTTCCATTTGGCTCTAAACCTAAAAAAACCAAAAGAATATCTTGGATACATTTCAGAAGACCTTTGGGGATTCATACCTGCAACAGAACTTTCCACTATGTATTTATCACAAGGCAACATTAAGGAAGCACTATATTATTTAAAGAAAGCCTCACAACTTAAGCCCTCCCATCCTATCCTTCCAAAATTATTAACCTATATAAAATATAAAATCAGTCAACATCCGGAGGATGATGCACTAACTGAATGA
- the secG gene encoding preprotein translocase subunit SecG, producing the protein MHAFVVTLLVIVSIGLILVVLLQSGKSAGLSGAISGGAETLFGKQKARGLDLILHRITVVLAVLFIILAVLVAYFEV; encoded by the coding sequence ATGCATGCATTCGTTGTTACATTATTAGTAATCGTAAGTATTGGACTTATTCTTGTTGTTTTATTACAATCAGGTAAAAGTGCTGGACTATCAGGTGCCATTTCAGGTGGTGCTGAGACATTATTCGGTAAGCAAAAAGCACGTGGACTTGATTTGATTCTACATCGTATTACCGTTGTATTAGCAGTTCTTTTCATTATCCTTGCAGTCTTAGTTGCATACTTCGAAGTTTAA
- a CDS encoding carboxylesterase yields MKIATPKPFTFKGGKRAVLLLHGFTGNSADVRMLGRYLEKRGYTCHAPHYKGHGVPPEELVHTGPSDWWQDVINGYNFLKNQGHEEIAVGGLSLGGVFSLKLGYTVPIKGIFPMCAPMYIKSEDVMYQGILEYAREYKVREGKSEEQVEIEMNEFAKTPMNTLKELQSLISDVRNHVDMIYAPTFVVQARHDKMINTESANIIYNEVESVVKEIKWYEESGHVITLDKERDQLHEDIYTFLEKLDWKN; encoded by the coding sequence ATGAAAATTGCTACACCGAAGCCCTTTACCTTTAAGGGAGGAAAACGGGCCGTTCTTTTGCTTCACGGATTTACTGGTAATTCGGCTGATGTCCGGATGTTAGGACGCTACTTAGAAAAAAGGGGATATACCTGCCATGCACCGCACTACAAAGGACATGGTGTTCCACCTGAGGAACTTGTACATACTGGTCCTAGTGATTGGTGGCAGGACGTTATAAATGGCTACAATTTTTTAAAGAATCAAGGTCATGAAGAAATTGCAGTCGGGGGACTATCCCTTGGCGGCGTATTTTCGTTGAAATTGGGTTACACTGTACCTATAAAAGGTATTTTTCCAATGTGTGCACCTATGTATATAAAAAGTGAAGATGTAATGTATCAAGGAATTCTCGAATATGCCCGTGAATATAAGGTACGTGAAGGGAAATCCGAAGAGCAAGTCGAAATAGAAATGAATGAGTTTGCGAAAACACCGATGAACACTTTAAAGGAACTTCAATCATTAATTTCTGACGTCCGTAACCATGTGGATATGATTTATGCTCCCACCTTTGTCGTTCAAGCGCGTCATGACAAAATGATAAACACAGAAAGTGCAAACATTATTTACAATGAAGTAGAGTCCGTTGTAAAGGAAATTAAATGGTATGAAGAATCAGGGCATGTCATTACGTTGGATAAAGAACGGGACCAGCTTCATGAAGATATTTACACCTTTTTAGAAAAATTAGATTGGAAGAATTAA
- the rnr gene encoding ribonuclease R encodes MEDNIQLHVDKLLQYMRDEAYKPLTVQELEEAFGISDSSDFKEFVKALVQMEEKGLVVRTRSNRYGLPQKMNLIRGKLTGHAKGFAFVIPDEPGMDDIFIPPNETNTAMHGDTVLARISSESSGQRREGSIIRILERGVQQIVGTYVESKSFGFVIPDDKKFASDVFIPKSASKGAVEGHKVVVKLTTYPEGRKSAEGEVITVLGHKNDPGVDILSVIHKHGLPMAFPDEVLKQANETPDTIDESELANRRDLRNETIVTIDGADAKDLDDAVTVKKLENGNYKLGVHIADVSYYVKEGTPIDLEAEERATSVYLVDRVIPMIPHRLSNGICSLNPRVDRLVLSCDMEINPEGQVVKHEIFQSVIKTTERMTYFDVNKILVDKDEETRSRYESLVPMFEQMEELAQILREKRMKRGAIDFDFKESKVLVDEDSKPTDVVLRERSVAERLIEEFMLAANETVAEHFHWMEVPFIYRIHEDPKEDKLRRFFEFITNFGYIVKGTANDVHPRALQEIIEEVQGKPEEMVISTVMLRSMQQAKYDPESLGHFGLSTEFYTHFTSPIRRYPDTIVHRLIRTYLIEGKLDETTREKWNARLPEIAQHSSKMERRAVDAERETDELKKAEYMEDKIGEEYDGIISSVTNFGMFVELPNTIEGLVHVSYLTDDYYRFDERHFAMIGERTGNVFRIGDEITVRVVKVNKDERSIDFEVVGMKGTRRERTENTRVFKTGSDTKKPRRNNTGGRGGQKTEGAGQGSGARKKKKFYDNVPKNKSTKRKNKKR; translated from the coding sequence TTGGAAGATAATATTCAACTGCACGTTGATAAACTATTACAATACATGAGAGATGAGGCTTACAAACCTTTAACCGTCCAGGAACTGGAAGAGGCATTTGGCATTTCAGATTCGAGTGATTTTAAAGAATTTGTTAAAGCACTCGTTCAAATGGAAGAAAAAGGATTAGTAGTTCGTACTCGCAGCAACCGCTATGGCTTACCGCAAAAAATGAACCTAATTCGCGGGAAATTAACAGGCCACGCGAAAGGGTTTGCTTTCGTAATACCAGATGAGCCAGGGATGGACGATATTTTTATCCCGCCAAATGAAACCAACACGGCGATGCATGGAGATACCGTACTTGCACGTATTTCTTCAGAAAGCTCGGGTCAGCGCAGAGAAGGCAGCATTATTCGCATTCTAGAGCGGGGAGTCCAGCAAATTGTTGGTACATATGTGGAAAGCAAGAGCTTTGGTTTTGTAATACCTGATGACAAAAAATTTGCAAGTGATGTTTTTATCCCAAAGTCAGCATCTAAGGGTGCGGTCGAAGGTCATAAGGTTGTCGTCAAATTAACCACCTATCCAGAAGGCAGGAAAAGTGCTGAAGGTGAAGTCATTACAGTTCTTGGACATAAAAATGACCCCGGTGTGGATATATTATCGGTTATTCATAAACATGGTTTGCCGATGGCATTTCCAGACGAAGTATTAAAGCAGGCTAATGAGACACCGGATACGATTGATGAAAGTGAACTAGCGAACCGCCGCGATTTACGGAATGAGACGATTGTTACGATTGATGGAGCTGACGCGAAAGACCTGGATGATGCTGTTACCGTGAAAAAGCTTGAGAATGGCAACTATAAGCTTGGGGTACATATTGCTGATGTAAGCTATTATGTAAAAGAAGGTACGCCAATTGACTTAGAGGCAGAAGAGCGGGCAACAAGTGTCTACTTAGTTGACAGGGTAATTCCGATGATTCCACATCGATTATCGAATGGAATTTGCTCATTGAATCCACGTGTTGACCGCCTGGTGTTATCATGTGATATGGAAATTAATCCGGAAGGTCAAGTAGTTAAACATGAGATTTTCCAAAGTGTCATCAAGACTACTGAGAGAATGACCTATTTTGACGTAAATAAAATATTGGTTGATAAAGATGAGGAAACACGTTCGAGGTATGAATCTCTTGTTCCGATGTTTGAACAAATGGAGGAACTCGCCCAAATCTTGCGCGAGAAGAGAATGAAGCGTGGCGCCATTGATTTCGATTTTAAAGAATCAAAGGTATTGGTAGATGAGGATAGTAAACCAACAGATGTTGTTCTTCGTGAGCGATCAGTTGCAGAACGACTGATTGAAGAATTTATGCTGGCGGCCAATGAAACGGTTGCGGAGCATTTCCACTGGATGGAAGTACCGTTTATTTACCGTATCCACGAAGATCCAAAGGAAGATAAGCTAAGAAGATTTTTTGAGTTTATCACAAACTTTGGCTACATTGTTAAAGGCACAGCCAATGATGTACATCCAAGAGCCCTTCAGGAAATTATTGAGGAAGTTCAAGGAAAACCGGAAGAGATGGTTATTTCTACCGTTATGCTTCGTTCTATGCAACAGGCGAAATACGACCCAGAGAGTCTGGGACACTTTGGCTTATCAACAGAGTTTTATACTCATTTCACCTCGCCAATCAGACGGTACCCTGATACCATCGTTCATCGTTTGATTCGGACGTATTTAATCGAAGGAAAGCTTGATGAAACGACAAGGGAAAAATGGAATGCGAGATTACCTGAAATTGCTCAGCATTCATCCAAAATGGAGCGCCGGGCAGTTGACGCAGAACGTGAAACGGATGAACTAAAGAAAGCTGAATACATGGAAGATAAGATTGGTGAAGAGTATGACGGTATTATAAGCTCAGTTACCAATTTTGGAATGTTTGTCGAGCTTCCAAATACTATCGAAGGTCTCGTTCATGTCAGCTATTTGACGGATGATTACTATCGCTTTGATGAACGTCATTTTGCAATGATTGGCGAGCGGACAGGTAATGTATTCCGAATCGGTGATGAAATTACCGTTAGAGTGGTAAAGGTCAATAAAGACGAACGTTCAATTGATTTTGAGGTCGTCGGTATGAAAGGGACTCGCCGCGAGCGAACTGAGAATACAAGGGTATTTAAAACTGGCAGTGATACGAAAAAACCTCGCCGCAATAATACAGGTGGCCGTGGAGGTCAAAAGACTGAAGGTGCTGGACAGGGCTCAGGAGCGAGAAAGAAAAAGAAGTTTTACGATAATGTACCGAAAAATAAAAGCACCAAGCGCAAAAATAAGAAAAGGTAA
- the smpB gene encoding SsrA-binding protein SmpB codes for MPKGVGKVVAQNKKAYHDYYIEETYEAGIVLQGTEIKSIRAGKVNLKDSYARIQNGEMHLLNMHVSPYEQGNRFNHDPLRQRKLLLHKREINKLFGETREAGYALIPLKIYLKNGFAKVLLGLAKGKKNYDKREVLKQKEAKRDVERAFRERQKM; via the coding sequence ATGCCAAAAGGTGTAGGGAAAGTAGTTGCGCAAAATAAAAAGGCTTATCATGATTACTATATAGAAGAAACATACGAAGCCGGAATTGTTCTTCAAGGGACTGAAATTAAATCTATTCGCGCAGGAAAAGTGAATTTAAAGGATTCCTATGCAAGAATCCAGAATGGTGAAATGCATCTATTAAACATGCACGTCAGCCCATATGAGCAAGGAAATCGCTTTAATCATGATCCACTAAGACAAAGAAAGCTTTTGCTCCATAAACGAGAAATTAATAAGCTTTTTGGAGAAACTAGAGAAGCAGGTTATGCGCTAATTCCTTTAAAAATTTATTTGAAAAACGGTTTTGCTAAGGTGTTATTAGGATTAGCAAAAGGTAAAAAGAACTATGATAAGCGTGAAGTTTTAAAGCAAAAAGAAGCTAAGCGAGATGTTGAGCGCGCCTTCCGTGAGCGTCAAAAAATGTAA
- a CDS encoding LAGLIDADG family homing endonuclease, translating to MECWEEAYIAGIIDGEGSISLSRMHTNEHRRSCISIASTDKELLQFIQPLSGGTITNKKNYDPAHHKDSYTLTIKKKEDVLSLLTHISPYLRVEKKRKRAQWILMEYEKVTPRNGKYNPKLLEQKLAFENGFLTYKKRPASADLVIHLMYGGDGGTCVSMLSSWH from the coding sequence ATGGAGTGCTGGGAGGAAGCATATATTGCAGGAATCATTGATGGGGAAGGCTCTATTTCATTAAGTAGAATGCATACAAATGAACATCGACGTTCATGTATTTCAATCGCCTCAACAGATAAGGAGCTTTTACAGTTCATTCAACCTCTCTCCGGCGGAACAATCACAAATAAAAAGAATTATGATCCAGCACATCATAAGGATTCTTATACATTAACTATTAAGAAAAAAGAGGATGTTTTATCTTTACTTACTCATATCTCCCCATATCTAAGAGTAGAGAAAAAAAGAAAAAGGGCTCAATGGATTCTTATGGAATATGAAAAGGTAACACCTCGAAACGGAAAATATAATCCAAAATTATTAGAACAGAAACTCGCATTTGAAAATGGCTTTTTAACATATAAAAAAAGACCAGCATCAGCTGATCTTGTTATCCACCTTATGTATGGTGGAGACGGCGGGACGTGCGTTTCCATGCTTTCGTCATGGCACTGA
- a CDS encoding spore coat protein, with product MMQNQQGQQGQMHQNMHTGNVPPQLNHGGHEVIDLNEVLGAAIGTLNQYMLLRQHVKDPELLDILDRQYKFMQDEYNITVECFKSGQNPSHPTSKYMMNQGNDFIYGMKPTQPKKPWQSVSEINDEYISSCMLASCKSGASMKTMAALETTNPVVRRVLADSIPNCIEMGYELSVYQNKHHYYQVPQLAETDMNTYRNSFATAQGSTMGQNMGQTQMPTNNMNMNNNMPH from the coding sequence ATGATGCAAAACCAGCAAGGACAACAAGGTCAGATGCACCAAAACATGCATACAGGTAATGTACCTCCACAACTAAATCATGGAGGACATGAGGTAATCGACTTAAATGAAGTATTAGGTGCAGCAATTGGTACACTGAATCAGTACATGTTATTGCGCCAACATGTAAAAGACCCTGAATTACTGGACATTCTTGACCGTCAGTATAAATTCATGCAGGATGAATACAACATCACTGTTGAATGTTTCAAATCTGGACAAAATCCTTCCCATCCAACTTCCAAATATATGATGAACCAAGGGAATGACTTCATCTATGGCATGAAGCCAACGCAGCCAAAGAAACCTTGGCAATCCGTATCTGAGATAAATGATGAATACATTTCAAGCTGTATGCTTGCTTCCTGTAAATCAGGTGCCTCGATGAAAACAATGGCAGCGCTAGAAACAACCAATCCCGTTGTTCGCCGTGTGCTTGCTGATTCGATTCCAAATTGCATAGAAATGGGTTATGAACTTTCTGTTTATCAAAATAAACACCATTACTATCAAGTTCCACAGCTTGCAGAGACAGACATGAATACTTACAGAAATTCTTTTGCCACAGCACAAGGTTCCACTATGGGACAAAATATGGGTCAAACACAAATGCCAACTAACAATATGAACATGAACAACAATATGCCGCATTAA
- a CDS encoding IMEF encapsulin system ferritin-like cargo protein, with protein MQEELKIFYQIFTTTKDAIEKFMNMLDPVIQNAEDEHERLYYHHIYEEEEQRLSRLVVLIPLISKFQQVKDEKEFSPANNEFNRLLQELNLEKFGLHNFVEHLDLALFRFTDPERSSLLNGLREVSYKDYQQVKQMLLDINSRFDTNYVDPHAHHDEHHDHLDRSGSHSIDTHFTTSKKQKKGFTVGSLI; from the coding sequence GTGCAAGAGGAATTAAAAATCTTTTATCAAATATTTACCACCACTAAAGATGCAATTGAAAAATTTATGAATATGCTTGATCCGGTAATCCAAAATGCTGAGGATGAACATGAGAGACTATATTATCACCATATCTATGAGGAAGAAGAACAGCGTCTATCCCGATTAGTTGTCCTAATACCGCTCATTAGCAAATTTCAACAAGTAAAAGATGAGAAAGAGTTTTCGCCAGCCAACAATGAATTTAATCGACTTTTACAAGAACTTAACCTTGAAAAGTTTGGTTTACATAACTTTGTCGAACACCTGGATTTAGCGCTTTTTCGTTTTACCGACCCAGAACGAAGCAGCCTGTTAAATGGTTTAAGGGAAGTATCCTATAAGGATTATCAACAGGTAAAGCAAATGCTGCTCGATATAAACAGTCGTTTTGATACGAATTATGTGGATCCACACGCCCATCATGATGAGCATCATGATCATTTGGACCGTTCAGGTTCACATTCAATTGATACCCATTTTACAACATCTAAAAAACAGAAAAAAGGTTTTACGGTAGGAAGCCTAATATAA
- a CDS encoding family 1 encapsulin nanocompartment shell protein, with translation MNKTQLYPDSPLSNQEFTQLDQTVIDAARRQLVGRRFIELYGPLGRGVQSIFNDIFSENLEAKMDFQGSFDTDIESSKRVNYTIPLLYKDFVLYWRDLEQAKVLDIPIDFSAAANAARDVAILEDQMIFHGAREFDIPGLMNVPGRITQLISEWYESGNAFQDIVDARNKLLEMNHNGPFALVLSPQLYSLIHRVHRDTNVLEIEHIRELVTDGVFQSPVLKGKSGVLVNTGKNNLDLAVSEDFETAYLGEEGLNHPFRVFETVVLRIKRPSAICTLEAMED, from the coding sequence ATGAACAAAACCCAATTATACCCCGATTCTCCGTTATCGAATCAGGAATTTACCCAATTGGATCAAACTGTAATTGATGCAGCCCGAAGACAATTGGTCGGGCGTCGCTTTATTGAGTTATACGGTCCACTAGGCAGGGGTGTCCAAAGTATATTTAATGATATCTTTTCTGAAAATTTAGAAGCAAAAATGGATTTTCAAGGATCTTTTGATACCGATATCGAGTCAAGTAAACGGGTGAATTACACCATACCATTACTATATAAAGACTTCGTTTTATACTGGCGTGATCTTGAGCAGGCAAAGGTTTTGGATATTCCAATAGATTTTTCTGCAGCAGCAAATGCAGCTCGGGACGTTGCGATTCTGGAGGACCAGATGATTTTCCATGGGGCAAGGGAGTTTGACATCCCTGGTTTAATGAATGTACCGGGAAGAATCACACAATTGATTAGTGAATGGTATGAGTCAGGCAACGCTTTTCAAGATATCGTTGATGCAAGAAATAAGCTGCTTGAGATGAATCATAATGGACCATTTGCACTTGTGCTTTCACCCCAGTTATATTCACTGATTCATCGTGTGCACCGCGATACCAATGTTTTAGAAATAGAACATATTCGTGAATTGGTTACGGATGGGGTATTCCAATCTCCTGTTTTAAAAGGAAAATCGGGTGTATTGGTCAATACAGGGAAAAATAATTTAGACTTGGCCGTTTCAGAGGATTTTGAGACAGCTTATTTAGGGGAAGAAGGGTTGAATCATCCTTTCCGTGTTTTTGAAACCGTTGTTTTGCGAATTAAGCGACCTTCAGCCATCTGTACGTTGGAAGCTATGGAAGACTAA
- a CDS encoding 2Fe-2S iron-sulfur cluster-binding protein, translating into MNNRIFTVGSLIPGRIMVKQQQAPTPTPTVTHKPKADVIIVEQNGGKIEIQPVKGKLLDAALDQGKQINYKCRKGTCGQCTVKVLKGTGLSAPNDQEQKKLKNELTNGYRLACQAEIL; encoded by the coding sequence ATGAATAATCGCATTTTCACTGTTGGTTCACTGATCCCAGGAAGGATAATGGTAAAACAGCAACAAGCTCCAACACCAACACCAACAGTGACTCATAAACCTAAGGCTGATGTGATTATCGTGGAGCAAAATGGCGGTAAGATTGAGATTCAACCGGTAAAAGGAAAGCTATTGGATGCTGCCCTTGATCAAGGCAAGCAAATCAATTATAAATGTCGCAAAGGAACATGCGGACAGTGTACCGTTAAAGTTTTAAAAGGAACGGGATTATCTGCCCCAAATGATCAGGAGCAGAAAAAGCTTAAGAATGAATTAACAAACGGGTATCGCTTGGCTTGTCAGGCTGAAATACTTTGA
- a CDS encoding DUF2085 domain-containing protein, whose protein sequence is MLHELLHFFGMAICHQLEERSLQVSGEALTVCARDTGIYIGIFSTLAYLHLTKRRQRITIPSIKMSFLLLLFLIPLMIDGIGSYAHLFESNNLRRLGTGISFGFVLPYFIYPLLMKNSLEDESEPVVKVSKDVFIPLLVCVFLGGLFYIGQPSHIVLDSFIIVSVIGWFSLLASFLFPFIRRTGAKLFLSISLSLSFLTLLSLAHNWLL, encoded by the coding sequence TTGTTGCATGAATTATTGCATTTTTTCGGAATGGCCATTTGTCATCAATTAGAAGAACGATCGCTCCAAGTGTCTGGAGAAGCACTTACAGTTTGTGCAAGAGATACAGGCATTTATATTGGTATCTTTTCAACACTAGCATATTTACATCTCACCAAACGCAGACAAAGGATTACAATTCCTTCTATTAAAATGAGTTTCTTACTCCTTTTATTTCTTATTCCATTAATGATAGATGGAATTGGTTCCTATGCACATCTATTTGAATCAAATAATCTTCGCAGATTAGGGACTGGAATCTCCTTTGGTTTTGTCCTGCCTTATTTTATCTATCCTCTTCTTATGAAAAATTCTCTAGAAGATGAAAGTGAACCCGTAGTAAAAGTAAGTAAGGATGTTTTCATTCCACTGTTGGTATGTGTTTTTTTAGGGGGTTTATTTTATATAGGACAACCATCTCATATTGTACTTGATAGCTTTATTATTGTAAGTGTCATCGGATGGTTTAGTCTTTTAGCATCCTTCCTATTTCCTTTCATTCGGAGAACAGGTGCAAAACTGTTTTTATCAATATCCCTAAGTTTATCTTTCCTTACACTTCTTTCGTTAGCACATAACTGGTTGCTGTAA